The Silene latifolia isolate original U9 population chromosome X, ASM4854445v1, whole genome shotgun sequence genome contains the following window.
aatataaacttgttaagatacaaaagaggtttcacttttgtgaccctatacaccatgatttgatgtatggctagcccattatcaaggtgattatattctaaaccgaactagaatgatatatcatgtagatgatgcaagactcaaattggtaacccaagattaaaccttaaattctggaatggtgaatgcaaagagttatcgagtactcttgaaaccattagattattaatcttatggtatatgcgtatcttgtattcaaagcaagaggtctcgtgcttttggttgaaaaggagatcgagaatgtaaatcattgatacagaataggttgatcatttacttttaccaatgatttaagttgacactaatgtgttcacttaataaggtaaatagagaaatctttgaagaagttcaaagagttcaaggaatcacgaatTAGTCGTGATGgggttatcaaagtgaagactttgatataagccaaatgaaatatgaaatagtatcacaagttaatctctcttagcacgcattatgggataatgtgtggttggataagaaatcaaacgctattcgatatggtttgaacttcaatcaagttactttgagttacttgattcttttagggactttatcattttgtctaaattatttttccactaaatcgaaaaCAAATCATAGgcgatatgaaatggtaaggtaccatgtttgtaagtttttcaaaagaaacaaatgctcatttttccttactataatcacgagtacaacggttTTGTGGCTCGTGAATCTGTCTTtttagaatacaagtttatttctagaagacagagtaggagaaattattcaagagccacaaagaatgctatgtcgcaagaaactggtctttcttggctacataagacgttttgggtataacgttgtttcttcaaaacctaggaggttaaagtcatcacttgttgaagatgatgaattagtgttacttttagaaagtaaatagcttgtaagttacaaagaaattgtttgattcaagttgattacttctggaaagtaatcaacatatgacttacatgagaatgtttaagtcacaactcaatacaaggcttagagccataaaaatccgaaataaaaggcttgattagtgacaaagggttttgcactaataaagagagatttcaaagcttgattggtagcaaagggttttgcactagttgaaatgcttaagtctatttggatctccttagggattgtgtttcattatgatgatatacatatagcgagtgaatctaaaacccacttcttcaattagaaggaatgtattcaacacatgtcttgagttttgtagattcttgcaatcctaatataatgtgaaacttaagagagggtcttaagtaggacatcaataagttggaatcaacattttgatcatgtgatgaaacttttctcaataagttgagaagttatgtttatacatgaagtttagtggtagttacggaaattttaattagtctaatatatggatgacatattgatcattggaaatgatttaagacttttggagtattataatacatcttattatccggatttatggagataaatccacatgatattagcgtcaaattagaagtcttatgttgataagattcatgactagttcaatcaagttgaacatatttgattgatttcaattgcttccgctgccagatcgattaaataggaaatgatgtataacacttcatatactttgagtatgatgaattgtttcaaatcgaatttaagtaatatttaccaagtaagccataaagattacccttaagtgctttcagaagcattaaggatgtaaagcaaagtgtttttgatgcaattttgtgtaagggtgttacacaaatgacaattgacaattgagattgcgcatagtttccgacaaaaccataatcaaaacacattaggatggttaagataccattgtggctatgttattttttctagaatcgttctaggcaataaagaacaatgagaaatatttacaacggaaattgagtacacttgcaatcatgggatgtgcaagagggatgagtcccgcacactgtgaaaacagtgggagctattctaaggctagagggcctatgtctagattggatctagacacgtactcagaaagttttgtaatgcaaatgtatacattacaaaggaaaacgagtatgtagtaaggttgagtaaggtacaagaagttgataaaacctactaaccaaagccttctcataggcttaacatgatgagtcatgtcatatgtcatttcaattggattgagatgaacaactacatacaagatctaaattggattatagaatatgaagtagtaatcaagtattgactactcatatgataatcacatttgtcgtttgagtttttaaaTCAAAAACTcctttttatactttgttacatccaaacgggttgtggagacaatattaaaccccgttaaagtgaacccggattaacatggtatttgcccatagtcacttgtatgaggtgacgtctcgaagtgactagagtgtgatgcgattgatggcaagttcaagtgccatagagtcatatgagatgactagtcgatcacataggcagactgttaggaacactttgtcgggccttatgaccgcttatagagttctggaaaatttatatagcctggtcgtggcgagagctactatagtattctaatgagtcaattcttttgactaaagactgttcgcctaaggtggcacagtttcagattaactttgatgtgtgttactacgaccttcgtaagtggggtcaaatgggcatattttgggttatgatggctgtggctagtcgaagggaataagtgcgataggaattgtccactcccttgtcagggttaaaacaatatatcagggacactcgaggagtaatgaactggaaatgcgtggccacgctcggaaggtatctatggtagataattccggtcagtcagttattctccagatcgaggaaaccactcttgatatgatcacttgcaagtacgacctgaaagacaccttgcattgagtgggagatagtaataggacaagagaattggtgacgcacacttgtcgaggacaagtgggagattgttggaatatgtgtcctacgacaataatgcgatcacaactgttgatcatgatgatcacatgtttaaatctcattttaagaatacatgtgggatgtaatattttatagtcaactggtccacacataccggtaatgattggctgactagagtttgacattactgtcgtgcgacggtggtgatcagttgatccccttaggtcatacctatagggaaatactcttaattgattatttaattaatcgtatgccgatacgagttaattaaattgcacaaaattgacgggtgatattgtgagtaaaattaacgtgtcttattataattcgattatattagatacggtctaagtaattgaattattttattacttagataaaattattgtttacgaaacaattgaaattgaatgaataatttattataaatacaagacgttgtgatttataattcaataaaccattttggtacaagtaattacgaattactagttgattttgtatatgacatttttttattagtatgttgatttttaatgggtaaaaaatgcataaatgtgagacataaacatgtaacatgttacatgtgacattgtgacaaaattgacaaattgacaaagataaaatggaacccattttatcttatatatacagaaataatggagggagtatgaggattaatattgtgtttttattttaaataggaacatgattattacctctagggactagccttgcatgcctattttcttgggtagaaaaacaagcccatgtatagggcactcttccccctccaaccggttttggcatgagaaaaaggcaagggtttttcctctctatttcattcattcatttttgatatagaatttctagtgtaagaaattattattattctctctacatcttatgaaaattctagagaaataaacttcacaaatactccctcttgaacctATTTTTAAGAGCAAAAGTTATAATTTTTGTGTCagttttatagtaagacttatattatttctagtacaaaataatattagttattaagaggtttccttgggtatatgcttttgggagagattctaaacttgaatcttgttcatccattattggaaagctcaagaactaacaagaaggagatcttgttggtgcccataaaaccgaaatcatatagtaagaacaatgatttcttctcttatcttatttatgtttgcatgcataagatctaggttTAATTTtgtgactaaattaaaatgtcacatatatgaatatgtaaattaattagattaatattTTTTAACAGACCTAACCTCGACTTCCTTTATAAagggaagtcattattaacataaaaataaacctaacacggattaAGAAACCTGTATATAatagctagtcactcgatcgaacccttttattcttctcgatcgagtgattctctagaaaaacctttcgatcgagaaactggggctctcgatcgaacacttcaaaATTAGCCCACTTCGATCAAGTTCAGAAACCACTCGACCGAACACCTGCATttgccaaactactcgatcgaactataaaagctctcgatcgagcatcttcCACTGAAAACAGCCTTGACTTCGTTTGGTTAGCTTCCTAGgacctccttcacgcttcccgaggtagtCTTCTGCTCTAAAATCtccatctcctcaaaatgcatgctaagAAGGACGAAAAAGGCGCGATTCCACTACTTtaaggtccatttctgcaattaagacaaaacaaaccaaagtagcctattcggggcattttgcaatacaaaacaatgAAAATggtatagaaatgcgtgcaacaagaggctaaaaagtctatataaattgcatgtaTCTGCAACAGGTAATCTTCATCGCCACTGGGGAAACGCAGCCTAACCCACCTAAGCtctgctcatcgcaacgagcaataacccatgtccattaatgtgcacatcccccttttgatgggaaccacaaggggcgaatcaagggagtgaagccattcccgattgatgactccactcagccgaggacgcacctcgcaaacatagacaaacaacaacaaatccaACAATCAAGAAAGACAATTCCAATAATGATACCAATCATGCCAATACAACAATCAAatcgtcttaaatcaattaaacaggcaactaagtagggaaaccttaccttttCGCTATTCCATGACAGTGCGTCCATCAAACAAGTCACACACGACTCCACGACGAACCCTGCAAGTAacaaccatatcctattactGAACTAATCAAGATCTACTGAAAGATAACCACTAAACACAAACTCACCTTTAGACGTAACCAATGACGACGACGGCGAAAACCCGACTCGGTGACTTTATGTACGAACCATTCCCTCCTTGGATTAGTATCCAAAACCATGTAAGAAGTATAGGGTGATATGAGATGATTGGgagagagagattagggttagaaagagaaaggaaccgTCGAAAAGTGAATTACATTTTAGACTCTGCGTTTTATAATAATTCGTTGACTGACgaggtactcagtcgagtatagacatactcggtcgagtatattagttactcggccgagtaaccccaACTAGGTCGAGTAACAAGCTACGTTGATAAACTAATATCTCCCGTATCCCTTGCTAAGGCTCTCCTTTGGTCAATAGGTCGACCAATgggtccttaaacagggcgggtattacaggaaTTATCCGAGATGAAGCTGGTAATTTTATTAGCACATATATCTTTTCTTGCGGTGTGTAATTCCATGAGGGCAAAAATGCGAGCTCGTGTGGTTAGATTAGAACGAGCTCGGTCTTTGGGGGTTAGAAAACTCTTAGTTCATATGGACAACTCGTCTTGTGTGAGCTTTGTCCAACATGAACAGTTGTTAAGAAATAGTTTACGACCTCTTGTTCAGCGTTGCATCGAACACATCAAACTAGAAGGATGGACTGTTAAAATCCACCATGTTTTCCACGAAGCAAATAGGGCAGCTAGGTGATTGGCTCGATAATGAAGGGATCATGGCCAACACTACCGTTACTTATTTTGATCAACCTGCTAATGGCATTCGTACGATTCTCCGTGAAGATTTATTTAGGGTCGTTATTCCCCGTTTAGTTCCTGTTTAAGTTTATTTTTGTATCGGGGCTTTGTCCCTCTTACACACCTAAAAAaacattattattataattgtgtTTTATAAGTATACGAATTAAAACTGAAAAGTGGGGAAGGACTGCCTTTAAATAGCAAAACGTTAGAATTTCAAACTTAAGCCCGGATGTGGACCATTCACATCCGACCCTAGGCTTAGACATGGATCATTTATGTCTAATCCTAGGTCTGAACGTGTATGTTCCACGTACAAAGTTGTCCAGGTCACGTCCTTTGACGTGAATGGTCCCAGGTCCAACGTTTTCTTGTACCGTCGCATTTTCGTAAACGGTCATCTTATCTGTTTAGGGcgtatgacctaccgttagaaccgtaaaaggataagctatcacctctaCTTGGAATTACTTCAATATCATGTCTAAAACTTAAGTTATGACTGTTTAAAGTTGAACGCTACTTAATATCGaatttttgttgattttaataTAAGTTGGTTAGTTACCTTGGCATAATTAGTAACTCggcgtttaattttttttaaaaacaattcGTTTTACATCGATTAGTTTAACGTTGTTTTACTTAGTAATTAAAAAAAACGATTCTTTTTCCGTCGATTATTTTAACGTTTTTCAATTCGTAAATCAAATCTAAGGTTCTTCAATTGTTTGTTATTCGATATTAGTTGTTAGTTTCGATTTGTCTATTAAGTTGTTTGTCGATTGTTTAACTGAAATGTTTGGGTTAAAAAGGGGCAAATTAGAAAATCCATTTAATATTATTGAAGTTATTTAATAATTTGTCGACGTCAAGTAGCAGCTTGGTAACAAAAATGAGGACCCAAATAACCCAACTTCAAACCATGACCTCATTTATACAAGAGCACAACCCCACATGACAAATAACTCAAACTGGCCCAATCTGACCCATAGTTAGACCAAACTTTGGCGTGCCCATATTAAGCCAATATGATAGACCCTATATCCCTACTAATCGCTCCAAGCTTGAGAATGATCGGACGTCATGCACGTCAAATCCCAAGGCTGAGAATGATTCAAGTGACCAGGGAAGGAAATATAAGAAAAATATTTGATCTTTGTGCCAATTCCTCACACGAGCCCAGCATTCGTGTTTTATTGTCCAATAGTTCTACACATGGATGATACAAAACTTCGAGTACACGAAAAGTTGCATAAGGCGGTATCTGACACCTCAAACATCAATATCATGTATTTTGCTGAGTGCTTGTCCCACGCTTCTGTTTCAGGGCTTTTATAACACTCTTCTTCCTCCCTGCTCAAGAATTATGTTTTGTATGGAGCATTAGTTTtgcctccttttttttcttttgaaataCAACTCCAAACCAATGAACAAATACTCGATAATTTTGACAAGAAAAAGATGAAAGAATGACCATTCTTCATTTAACTCTAATTCTAACTCATGAACCAGAAATAAACAAATcttttacacttactctatcgtAAGACGGTCTCATGTTAATATAATGTGAGACTGTCTCATTTAACATATGGAGGATGAACATAGGAGGTACAATCAAACTTTTGACCCACCTGTGGAGGGTTGGCCCACTGTGTACCACTATGCTGATGGGACCACCAGGCAGGTGGGTCAGGGGTCAGGGCAGATAGCTGGAAATGGGGAAGGGACTGATGACATCATGATGGCTACACTGGATGAAGGAAATACTGGGACCAATGACTTGGGAAATGGCAACAATGAAGATACTGAAGCAAACAATGAACCTGAGGATCTTCCCATTGATGATCCATCATTGTCTGGAGACATTCTTCCATCTGAATCTCTGGCATCAGAATTTTTCTCTGAGGAAAGGGATGGGGAGGAGGTTATTGTTATCTCCTCTGATGATACTACAGAGATTAATACAGAGTTACAGCTGGCTTTGGGTGGAGGCTCTGAGATGGGACCTCTCATTACCACTTCTCATGAGGCAACTGGGAATGACATACAGAACAATCAGGCACCAACTTCATTCTTTTCCACTGCCATTGTCAATAAGGGCAAGGAATTGGAAGAAGGATCTTCTAATCTGGTCCCATAGGAGAAGTTAGTGGAGGCTGAGACTAATAGAACTGGTAACAGGGATAAAGGAAAGAAACCGATAAGAGATTATGGGGTGAAGTTATTCGATGTACCTGAGGTGGGGGCCAAGTCAAAGCTGTTTGCAGCGTTGCCTGTTGGCAATTCCTCTGATGGCTGTTTGGGATTAATaatccctcctattcattttaactctccccctttcctttttcatctattcatataactctccccctttccttatttagtaaagttttacttattttaatcaccttaccccacaacaataccccacaatactcatactttatcttattttaatcaccttaccccacaacaatacttattttaatcatcttaccccacaataataccctccctctctccaattaccttacaccaccacaatactttacaataaaataattctccccttaatttgcgtgcccttttgaaaggggagagttaaaatgaataggagggagtagatgTTTACCATGCTTCTGATTTGAGGGAATATTACAGGGAGGAGATCAGAGGGGCAAGGAAACGTAGATGCTGCTCTGACGCTGGTGATTATATTATCCCTGATTCTGCTAAACGGTCCATGGAGGAGACTAAGGTTTACTTACGCAAAATGGCGAAAAGAAGATGCTGGAGTCCAGAGTGTGAGCAGGATAAGCAGGATGGGCATCAACCCACTTGGGGTTTTAGAGTTCATGTGGAGGACGTGGTGATGGTAGAGTCAAGTGACTCGTCTTTTCCATCTGTGAATGGGGGGGTGTTGATACTGATTTCGATggctttgcggaggttgggccTTCACAACCTCCTCTTTCACCATGAGGGGTTTAGTTTGAATTGTAGGGGTCTCAATAACACGCTCGCCCCTACAATTCCTAAAATAAGAGCGTTGGTAGGTAGTAAGCTTTATGATTTTCTTTTTTTAATAGAAACTAAATGTAATGCTAGTAGGATTTTCCCTACGTTTAGGACTCTAGGTTTTGACAAGTGTTTTGAGGTTAATGCTGTGGGGGCATCGGGTGGACTTTGGGTAGGATGGCGAAAGGAGTCTCGTATGTCTTTGGTTAAGGCTTGTAATCATTTCATCATCCTTTTGGTCAAAAAATATAATGGATTAGTATGGTATCTTGTGCTTTTTTATGGCGCACCAAGTGTAAGCTTGCGTGCTTCCGTACTACAAGAGGTTGAGGAATGGATTGGATCTTGTAAATATCCTTTTTTTATGGTGGGGGATTTTAATCAGGTTGAGTATCGATGTGACAAACTAAGCTTGAGCGAAAGGCCTATAGGAGGAGCGGATGAGTTTAGCTTATGGAAAATTCGTAATGAACTCTTGGACATTCCTTTTAAGGGACCATGTTTTACGTGGTGTAATAATCGCAAGGGGGAGAAGCGGGTTTATGAATGAATTGATAAAGCTTTTGGATCGAAGGATTGGTTCACGGTCTTCCCACATACTTGAATCAAACATTACCCTATCCAAATCTCGGACCACGCGCCCATTGAAGTTGATTTGAATCTTGTAGCCATAGCTGGAAATAGACCGTACAAGCTTGATGCGTGGGTCTTGGACCATGAAGAGTGTGTGCAAATAATTCGGGTTGATTGGAAAAGAAGGGACAAGGGCTCCCCGGCGTATCAAGTAAATAGGAAACTATCTAGAATCCGGACGAGTGTTAAGCGCTGGACTCTGGATAAACGCGCCGAATGGAGAATGAAATGGGATGAATTTGATCAAAGATTGGAACATGGCATGACTTTGGCCATCACGGGGAATGGAGATGAGGAGTACACAAAAGTAAATGAGGAAGTAACGGAGTTTGCAAGGGCGGCTGTGGCATTCTGGAAGCAGCGGGCAAAGATCAAGTGGATGGTTGATGGGGATACTTGCACGAAATACTTCTTCAATTGGGTTAATGGTCGGGCGGGGAGAAATCATATCCACGGCATTAAAGGCTCGGATAGAAATTGGAATTATGATGAGAGCCTGGTTCGAAATGAATTCCATCACTCTTTTATGGATCTTTATCTATCCTCGAACGACAGCGTGGAGTGGAGAGAAAGTTCCGGTTTTGAGAACACGCTCAAGCATCTTGATCACTCTTTCTCACAGGATGAGTTGGACCGCCTAAGTAGGCCTTTCTCCGCTAAGGAGGTCCGTACGGCGGTTTTCCAAATGGGAGCCCTCAAGGCCCCGGGACCTGATGGTATTCCCGCCGTCTTTTACCAAAGGTGCTGGTCCATGATCAAAGGTGATTTTACAAAGGCTATTCTTTCTATCCTCAATTCTGGGAGGGTGCTACGAGAGATTAATAGAACCTTTATTGCGCTTATTCCAAAGAAAGAAAACCCGGAGGGGGTTACGGACTACACCCCTATTAGCCTTTGTAACGTGATGATGAGGATTGTGACAAAGTGTATAGCTAACCGTTTGGCAAAGGTGATGAGCTCGCTCGTAAGTGAAACGCAGAATGCTTTTCTCCCGGGGACGAACATTAGTGATAATATTCTGGTGGCTCATGAGGCCATCAATAAAATTTCGAGTCATGGGCAGGGGAGACAAGCATTGGGTGCTTTCAAGGCGGATATGAGTAAGGCGTATGACAGAGTCAGATGGGATTTCTTGGAAGCGGTTTTGATAAGGTATGGATTTCCTCAGCATTTGATATCGCTTATGATGAGATGCGTTACGACGATGAGCTACGAAATTCTGGTAAATGGTGTCCCTCTACCGCAATTCAAACCTAGATGTGGATTACGAAAAGGTGATTCCCTATCCCCTTATCTTTTCATTCTGTGTATGGAAGTACTGTCCCGAATTGTTGAGCACGCGCATGAGCTTCGGTTGATTCATGGAATTCAACTAGTTAGGGAGGTTCGACCTATTACACACCTCTTCTTTGCGGATGATTCGGTTTTCTTTTTCAAGGATAAGGGGAATACGGTGACCCATTTGGTGCAAATCATCAAGGATTATTGCGAAGCTTCGGGTCAAAGGTTAAATGTGGATAAGTCAGGGATACTTTTTAGCCCGAATACTACTCTGATTAAAGCACAGAGGACTATGAAAGTCTTTGATATCAAGAAGAACAATGGTATTGGGAAAAATCTGGGTATCCCAGCGGAATTTAAAGAATCCAAACAAGGCATCTTTAATGCACTTATTGATCATGTCACCAGACGCATTTCTTCGTG
Protein-coding sequences here:
- the LOC141619965 gene encoding uncharacterized protein LOC141619965 — protein: MEDEHRRYNQTFDPPVEGWPTVYHYADGTTRQVGQGSGQIAGNGEGTDDIMMATLDEGNTGTNDLGNGNNEDTEANNEPEDLPIDDPSLSGDILPSESLASEFFSEERDGEEVIVISSDDTTEINTELQLALGGGSEMGPLITTSHEATGNDIQNNQEKLVEAETNRTGNRDKGKKPIRDYGVKLFDVPEVGAKSKLEEIRGARKRRCCSDAGDYIIPDSAKRSMEETKVYLRKMAKRRCWSPECEQDKQDGHQPTWGFRVHVEDVVMVESSDSSFPSVNGGVLILISMALRRPYKLDAWVLDHEECVQIIRVDWKRRDKGSPAYQVNRKLSRIRTSVKRWTLDKRAEWRMKWDEFDQRLEHGMTLAITGNGDEEYTKVNEEVTEFARAAVAFWKQRAKIKWMVDGDTCTKYFFNWVNGRAGRNHIHGIKGSDRNWNYDESLVRNEFHHSFMDLYLSSNDSVEWRESSGFENTLKHLDHSFSQDELDRLSRPFSAKEVRTAVFQMGALKAPGPDGIPAVFYQRCWSMIKGDFTKAILSILNSGRVLREINRTFIALIPKKENPEGVTDYTPISLCNVMMRIVTKCIANRLAKVMSSLVSETQNAFLPGTNISDNILVAHEAINKISSHGQGRQALGAFKADMSKAYDRVRWDFLEAVLIRYGFPQHLISLMMRCVTTMSYEILVNGVPLPQFKPRCGLRKGDSLSPYLFILCMEVLSRIVEHAHELRLIHGIQLVREVRPITHLFFADDSVFFFKDKGNTVTHLVQIIKDYCEASGQRLNVDKSGILFSPNTTLIKAQRTMKVFDIKKNNGIGKNLGIPAEFKESKQGIFNALIDHVTRRISSWNGIFLSPAGRLTLISSVLSNLSNYFISVFKVPVSVAKKINSILAQFWWTRCKMGHNIHWCSKNFLSLPKSAGGLGIRNVKFLNQALLAKHGWRIVSGETSLFCRIFIQKLFGTQVIQQGMTPIRGSGCSWGIRSILHGLAIVMENMGWNPGIESKLNIWTARWVGGERPESRNELLTQSNGHLANLQVRNLFQSDGSWNKDFIEGFFMDEWATRILVIPQCEVRRGDKVYWSLTTPGTYTVKSGYDLIFAEYMVKAGTIKDNSRLNDRGRHICRKMLWKLHVSQMWKILIWKIITNVLPTGHEFSKRNIEVDPFCGMCRGDQRTMETPEHLFRDCGFLSRLWAGSVLGIRVEGAGGIPISDWICD